One stretch of Mycolicibacterium fallax DNA includes these proteins:
- a CDS encoding SDR family NAD(P)-dependent oxidoreductase: MKDTESSVLVVFGGRSEIGVELAARIGAGATVILTTRDNTDLDPQVAALRAAGARAVHVKAFDADDLASHTAVLDELITEHGGIDTAVLAFGILGDQARAEVDAEHAVAILHTDFVAQAHLLTLLATRMRGRGRGQIVVFSSIAGARVRRANYVYGSAKAGLDGFAAGLADALHGSGVRLLIVRPGFVIGRMAAGMEPAPFASTPPQVAAATARALARGRGAVWVPWQIRPLSFAMRFVPQAIWRRMPR; encoded by the coding sequence GTGAAGGACACGGAATCCTCGGTGTTGGTGGTCTTCGGCGGCCGCAGTGAGATCGGCGTTGAGTTGGCGGCGCGGATCGGCGCGGGCGCGACGGTGATCCTGACCACCCGGGACAACACCGACCTGGATCCGCAGGTCGCGGCGCTGCGCGCGGCCGGTGCGCGGGCCGTGCACGTGAAGGCGTTCGACGCCGACGACCTGGCCTCGCACACCGCGGTGCTCGACGAGCTGATCACCGAGCACGGCGGCATTGACACCGCGGTGCTGGCCTTCGGCATTCTCGGCGATCAGGCTCGCGCCGAGGTTGACGCCGAACACGCGGTGGCGATCCTGCACACCGACTTCGTCGCGCAGGCGCACCTGCTGACGCTGCTGGCGACCCGGATGCGCGGTCGCGGGCGGGGCCAGATCGTGGTGTTCTCCTCGATTGCCGGCGCCCGGGTGCGCCGGGCGAACTACGTGTACGGGTCGGCCAAGGCGGGCCTGGATGGGTTCGCCGCCGGGCTGGCGGATGCGCTGCACGGCAGTGGTGTGCGGTTGCTGATCGTGCGGCCGGGTTTCGTGATCGGCCGGATGGCGGCCGGGATGGAGCCGGCGCCGTTCGCCAGCACCCCGCCGCAGGTCGCCGCGGCGACCGCCCGGGCGCTGGCGCGCGGCCGGGGCGCGGTCTGGGTGCCCTGGCAGATCCGGCCGCTGAGCTTCGCCATGCGGTTCGTGCCGCAGGCGATTTGGCGGCGGATGCCCCGATGA
- a CDS encoding DUF4333 domain-containing protein, with protein MSGPQGTDPSQGGQGPNPGSPDQPPAGQAAWQAPSAWQQQPPAGGGDDQATTVTPAWQNPNAPGAAAAPGWGQQPQQPQQPAAGYTPQPQGYQDPATAAYGGQPGYTAPPSTPGVGAPGYPQQAQPASQPYGAQQQYGQPGQYGQPASQPYGAQQQYGQPGQYGQPGQFGGYPQQGPAESDKSSSKRTMLVIIGAVAAVLVAVVLVVGFWIPGFFVTTTLDVSKAQQGVQQILSDETNGYGAKNVKDVKCNNGKNPEVNKGDTFTCEVSIDGAKRQVTVTFQDNDGTYEVGRPK; from the coding sequence ATGAGCGGACCGCAGGGAACCGACCCCTCCCAGGGTGGTCAGGGCCCCAATCCCGGTTCCCCGGACCAGCCGCCCGCCGGTCAGGCCGCCTGGCAGGCCCCGTCCGCGTGGCAGCAGCAGCCGCCGGCCGGCGGCGGTGACGATCAGGCCACCACGGTGACCCCGGCCTGGCAGAACCCCAACGCACCCGGCGCCGCGGCCGCGCCGGGCTGGGGCCAGCAACCGCAGCAACCGCAGCAGCCCGCCGCGGGCTACACCCCGCAGCCGCAGGGCTACCAGGACCCGGCGACCGCCGCCTACGGCGGGCAGCCCGGCTACACCGCCCCGCCGTCGACTCCGGGCGTGGGCGCGCCGGGCTATCCGCAGCAGGCCCAGCCGGCCTCGCAGCCCTACGGTGCCCAGCAGCAGTACGGCCAGCCCGGCCAGTACGGTCAGCCGGCCTCGCAGCCCTACGGCGCCCAACAGCAGTACGGTCAGCCCGGCCAGTACGGTCAGCCCGGACAGTTCGGTGGCTACCCGCAGCAGGGACCCGCCGAGTCCGACAAGTCGTCGTCCAAGCGCACGATGCTGGTGATCATCGGCGCCGTCGCCGCGGTGCTGGTGGCCGTCGTGCTGGTGGTCGGCTTCTGGATTCCCGGCTTCTTCGTCACCACCACCCTGGATGTGAGCAAGGCCCAGCAGGGTGTGCAGCAGATCCTCTCGGACGAGACCAACGGGTACGGCGCCAAGAACGTCAAGGACGTCAAGTGCAACAACGGGAAGAACCCCGAGGTCAATAAGGGCGACACCTTCACCTGCGAGGTCAGCATCGACGGGGCCAAGCGTCAGGTGACGGTGACCTTCCAGGACAACGACGGCACCTACGAGGTCGGACGGCCCAAGTAG
- a CDS encoding DUF1942 domain-containing protein codes for MRTFKILAVPAALGVAIALAGPAGADPSRAELGATQELNDGGVTIAYTVEELEAADDTITNAEVRGTLWEVSVEVEAVKGSVTPIIPFFNARAADGTNYRPLYWAVGDEALSGATLGQGQKAEGNIYFDVTGPAPTRVIYSDGVTDRLCWH; via the coding sequence ATGCGGACGTTCAAAATTCTTGCGGTCCCCGCGGCGCTGGGTGTGGCGATTGCCCTCGCCGGACCGGCCGGTGCCGACCCGAGCCGCGCCGAACTCGGTGCGACGCAGGAACTCAACGACGGCGGCGTGACCATCGCCTACACCGTCGAGGAGCTTGAGGCCGCTGACGACACCATCACCAACGCCGAGGTGCGCGGCACGCTGTGGGAGGTCTCCGTCGAGGTCGAGGCGGTCAAGGGTTCGGTCACCCCGATCATCCCGTTCTTCAACGCCCGCGCCGCCGACGGCACCAACTACCGGCCGCTGTACTGGGCGGTCGGCGATGAGGCGCTCAGCGGTGCCACCCTGGGCCAGGGCCAGAAGGCCGAGGGCAACATCTACTTCGACGTGACCGGCCCGGCCCCGACCCGGGTCATCTACAGCGACGGCGTGACCGACCGGCTCTGCTGGCACTGA
- a CDS encoding F420-dependent biliverdin reductase produces MPHATTRLTDDALTFLTERHLAMLTTLRADGSPHVVAVGFTFDPKTHIARVITNGGSQKAVNAERGQLAVLSQVDGARWLSLEGTASVSAESEAVRDAELRYAQRYRTPRVNPKRVVIEVLVERVLGSSGLLDISTEQ; encoded by the coding sequence ATGCCGCACGCAACCACCCGCCTCACCGACGACGCCTTGACCTTCCTCACCGAACGTCATCTGGCGATGTTGACGACGCTGCGCGCCGATGGGTCCCCGCACGTGGTGGCGGTCGGCTTCACCTTCGACCCCAAGACGCACATCGCCCGGGTGATCACCAACGGCGGCTCGCAGAAGGCGGTCAACGCCGAGCGCGGCCAGCTGGCGGTGCTGAGCCAGGTCGACGGTGCCCGCTGGCTGTCGCTGGAGGGCACCGCGTCGGTCAGTGCCGAATCCGAGGCCGTCCGCGACGCCGAACTGCGGTACGCCCAGCGCTACCGCACCCCGCGGGTCAACCCGAAGCGGGTGGTGATCGAGGTGCTCGTGGAACGGGTGCTGGGCTCCTCGGGGCTGCTGGACATCAGCACCGAGCAATAG
- the cbiE gene encoding precorrin-6y C5,15-methyltransferase (decarboxylating) subunit CbiE, which yields MIVVVGIGADGMAGLGESARTELRRATVVYGGPRQLALLDDTVTADRRPWPSPLRPALTGLLGDSDTDVHVLGSGDPMLHGIGTTLTSMFGAERVRVIPTVSSVTLACARLGWPAHDTEVIRVTAAAPVTAVRRGGRAIVLSRDESTPVALARLLTGAGRGASELSVLENLGGPAERRIDGTAAQWASDPPAEIAALNVVAVRYLPDQRASTIAPDDAFDHDGQLTKQMMRAVTLAALAPRPGELLWDVGAGSGSIGIEWCRAGSGCRAVAFERDPVRSARIGANAAGFGVDVTVRGAAPEALTDAPDPDVIFIGGGLTVRGVLEHCLQRLRPGGRLVANAVTAESEVVLVQQHSLHGGVLRRFQHYTGEPVGSFTGWRPALPVTQWAVTR from the coding sequence GTGATCGTGGTGGTCGGGATCGGGGCGGACGGGATGGCCGGGCTCGGCGAGTCGGCCCGCACGGAACTGCGGCGCGCAACCGTCGTGTACGGCGGTCCGCGGCAGCTCGCCCTGCTCGACGACACCGTGACCGCCGACCGTCGGCCCTGGCCGTCGCCGCTGCGTCCGGCGCTGACCGGGCTGCTCGGCGACTCCGACACCGATGTGCACGTCCTGGGCTCCGGTGACCCGATGCTGCATGGCATCGGCACCACGCTGACGTCGATGTTCGGTGCCGAGCGGGTGCGGGTGATCCCGACGGTGTCCAGCGTGACGCTGGCCTGCGCCCGGCTCGGCTGGCCGGCGCACGACACCGAGGTGATCCGGGTGACCGCCGCCGCGCCGGTCACCGCGGTGCGCCGCGGCGGGCGGGCGATCGTGCTGTCCCGCGACGAATCCACCCCGGTGGCACTGGCCCGGCTGCTCACCGGCGCCGGCCGCGGCGCCTCCGAGCTCAGCGTGCTGGAGAATCTCGGTGGTCCGGCCGAACGCCGGATCGACGGCACCGCCGCGCAGTGGGCATCGGACCCGCCGGCCGAGATCGCCGCACTGAACGTCGTTGCCGTGCGCTATCTGCCCGACCAGCGGGCGTCGACCATCGCCCCCGACGACGCCTTCGACCACGATGGGCAGCTCACCAAGCAGATGATGCGCGCGGTCACCCTGGCCGCGCTGGCGCCGCGGCCCGGGGAACTGCTCTGGGACGTCGGGGCCGGCTCGGGCAGCATCGGCATCGAATGGTGCCGCGCCGGATCAGGTTGCCGCGCAGTGGCATTCGAACGCGACCCGGTGCGCTCGGCCCGGATCGGTGCGAACGCCGCCGGGTTCGGCGTCGACGTGACGGTGCGCGGGGCCGCTCCGGAGGCGCTGACCGACGCGCCGGACCCCGACGTCATCTTCATCGGCGGCGGGCTCACCGTCCGCGGGGTGCTGGAGCACTGTCTGCAGCGTCTGCGCCCGGGCGGCCGACTGGTCGCCAATGCCGTCACTGCGGAATCGGAAGTAGTTCTGGTGCAACAACATTCATTACACGGCGGGGTGTTGCGCCGGTTTCAGCACTACACCGGCGAACCGGTCGGGTCGTTCACCGGCTGGCGCCCGGCGCTGCCGGTGACCCAGTGGGCGGTGACGCGGTGA
- a CDS encoding HNH endonuclease signature motif containing protein, whose amino-acid sequence MGNSAYADRDTVLAALAAAESAAAALAGCRLDGFTPEELLDVLARRQALAWAAPAFDHTLTAHLAATADPGVLGAASLKLVLAERLRISRRAAARRLAEAADLGPRTSLDGQPLEPRLPTLAAAVAAGAIGPEHVDIARDIYRQLPANLDPDYRQAAEADLAGLATQFAPEQYRTLAAHLLTILDPDGDYQERARRAQRGLTLGPQRRDGMSALRGTLTPEARATLEPILAKLAAPGMCNPNDEHPCVSGTPSQEQISADQRSAAQRGHDALIALSRAVLAAGDLGKLNGLPVTVVITTTLAELQTAAATHPDATPNWTTTNGNNAEENSSSNGGADSTGARAPGGNGGDGDTGGGAGGGSCPPGSAALGPAPALNPDNGWAITAGGTRVPMRDLLRMASHAYHYLSIFDGHGRALWLGRSKRLATADQRLVLFSRERGCTRPGCPEPFYRTQAHHLDPWTPKPGTTSPPQPGSRGDPGETAGAPGAAGEPDAAGGNTNIDDLALACRADNNMADKFDWTTIRNTDGRVEWIPPPALDRGQPRTNTINFPEQLLARYRKLRGAHPDQDLPPQDEPHWLDQAIDAHRRYDTDPTDTELTQQLTLDNTPYPDDWNDPSTWHKIQPDTNTDSTADDTADNTDDDPGTSDDTDWADHPDRYDDSWYDNETTDPDSHTA is encoded by the coding sequence ATGGGGAACAGTGCGTACGCCGACCGGGACACCGTCCTGGCAGCACTGGCCGCCGCCGAGTCCGCGGCCGCCGCGCTGGCCGGCTGTCGCCTCGACGGGTTCACCCCCGAAGAACTCCTCGACGTGCTGGCCCGCCGGCAAGCCCTGGCCTGGGCGGCCCCGGCCTTCGATCACACCCTGACCGCTCACCTGGCCGCCACCGCCGACCCCGGCGTGCTCGGGGCAGCCAGCCTCAAACTCGTGCTGGCCGAACGGCTCCGCATCTCCCGCCGCGCCGCGGCCCGCCGGCTGGCTGAGGCCGCCGACCTGGGCCCCCGCACCAGCCTCGACGGCCAACCCCTAGAACCGCGACTGCCCACCCTGGCTGCGGCGGTGGCCGCCGGGGCGATCGGGCCCGAACACGTGGACATCGCCCGCGACATCTACCGGCAACTCCCGGCGAACCTGGACCCCGACTACCGCCAGGCCGCCGAAGCCGACCTGGCCGGGCTGGCCACCCAGTTCGCCCCCGAGCAATACCGAACCCTCGCCGCGCATTTGTTGACGATCCTGGATCCCGACGGCGACTACCAGGAACGCGCCCGCCGTGCCCAGCGCGGCCTGACCCTGGGCCCGCAACGCCGCGACGGGATGAGCGCGCTGCGCGGCACCCTGACCCCCGAAGCCCGCGCCACATTGGAGCCGATCCTGGCCAAACTCGCCGCCCCCGGCATGTGTAACCCCAACGACGAACACCCCTGTGTCAGTGGGACCCCGAGTCAGGAGCAGATCAGCGCCGATCAGCGCAGCGCCGCCCAACGCGGCCACGACGCCCTGATCGCCCTGAGCCGCGCCGTCCTGGCCGCCGGAGACCTCGGAAAACTCAACGGCCTACCGGTCACCGTGGTCATCACCACCACCCTCGCCGAACTCCAAACCGCCGCCGCCACCCACCCCGACGCCACCCCCAACTGGACCACCACCAACGGCAACAACGCCGAAGAAAACAGCAGCAGCAACGGTGGTGCTGACTCCACTGGCGCCCGGGCCCCCGGCGGCAACGGGGGTGACGGCGACACCGGTGGTGGTGCCGGCGGCGGGTCGTGCCCGCCCGGGTCTGCCGCCCTGGGCCCGGCCCCGGCCCTGAACCCCGACAATGGCTGGGCCATCACCGCCGGCGGCACCCGCGTCCCGATGCGCGACCTGCTGCGCATGGCCAGCCACGCGTATCACTACCTGAGCATCTTCGACGGCCACGGCCGCGCCCTATGGCTCGGCCGCTCCAAACGCCTGGCCACCGCCGACCAACGCCTGGTCCTGTTCAGCCGAGAACGCGGCTGCACCCGGCCCGGCTGCCCCGAACCCTTCTACCGAACCCAAGCCCACCACCTCGACCCCTGGACCCCCAAACCCGGCACCACCAGCCCACCCCAACCCGGCAGCCGCGGCGACCCCGGCGAGACCGCTGGTGCCCCTGGTGCGGCCGGGGAGCCCGATGCGGCGGGCGGGAACACCAATATCGACGACCTCGCCCTGGCCTGCCGCGCCGACAACAACATGGCCGACAAATTCGACTGGACCACCATCCGCAACACCGACGGCCGCGTCGAATGGATCCCCCCACCGGCCCTGGACCGCGGTCAACCCCGCACCAACACCATCAACTTCCCCGAACAGCTCCTGGCCCGCTACCGCAAACTCCGCGGAGCCCACCCCGACCAGGACCTCCCACCCCAAGACGAACCGCACTGGCTCGACCAAGCCATCGACGCCCACCGCCGCTACGACACCGACCCCACCGACACCGAACTCACCCAACAACTCACCCTCGACAACACCCCCTACCCCGACGACTGGAACGACCCCAGCACCTGGCACAAAATCCAGCCCGACACCAACACGGACAGCACCGCAGACGACACCGCAGACAACACCGACGACGACCCCGGCACCAGCGACGACACCGACTGGGCCGACCACCCCGACCGGTACGACGACAGCTGGTACGACAACGAAACCACCGACCCCGACAGCCACACCGCATAA
- a CDS encoding YiaA/YiaB family inner membrane protein, with protein METPQPLLRTTYAYFVQSALAFGVSFGAMAIGITFLPISVWQRGFLAVCGLFMVTSCFNLAKVIRDQHEAQLIRNRVDEARIEQMYVDHNPLKGVG; from the coding sequence ATGGAAACTCCGCAGCCGTTGCTCCGCACCACCTACGCCTATTTCGTTCAGTCCGCGCTCGCCTTCGGGGTGTCATTCGGCGCGATGGCCATCGGCATCACGTTCCTGCCGATTTCGGTCTGGCAGCGTGGCTTCCTCGCTGTCTGCGGCCTGTTCATGGTCACCAGTTGCTTCAATCTGGCCAAGGTCATCCGCGACCAACATGAGGCGCAACTGATCCGCAACCGGGTGGACGAGGCGCGCATCGAGCAGATGTATGTCGACCACAACCCGCTCAAGGGTGTCGGCTGA
- a CDS encoding M24 family metallopeptidase, whose product MTAGRFESSVYADRLAAAAAATASAGLAALIITPGYDLRYLVGSRAQTFERLTALVVPADGTPTIVLPRLELAALRESAVSDLGVAVVDWVDGEDPYGLVATALGGGPVATAVTDAMPALHLLPLTERLGALPVLATEVMRELRMVKGPAEIDALRKAGAAIDRVHARLPELLVPGRTEAEVAADIDAAIVAEGHTEAAFIIVGSGPHGADPHHEQSDRELRAGDIVVVDIGGPYEPGYNSDCTRTYSIGEPDPEVAQQYSVLLAAQRAAVAAVRPGMRAEQIDAAARDVLAEAGLAEYFVHRTGHGIGLSVHEEPYIVAGNELPLRAGMVFSVEPGIYFPGKWGARIEDIVVVTETGVEPLNARPHELIVVPVAG is encoded by the coding sequence ATGACAGCCGGGCGCTTCGAATCCAGCGTGTACGCCGACCGACTGGCGGCGGCCGCGGCGGCCACCGCGAGCGCCGGACTGGCCGCCCTGATCATCACCCCCGGCTACGACCTGCGCTACCTGGTCGGGTCGCGGGCGCAGACCTTTGAGCGGCTCACCGCGCTGGTCGTCCCGGCCGACGGGACGCCGACGATCGTGCTGCCGCGACTGGAGCTGGCCGCGCTGCGCGAGTCCGCGGTATCCGATCTCGGTGTGGCGGTGGTCGATTGGGTCGACGGCGAGGACCCCTACGGCCTGGTCGCCACTGCGCTGGGTGGCGGGCCGGTGGCGACCGCGGTCACCGACGCGATGCCGGCGCTGCACCTGCTGCCGCTGACCGAGCGGCTCGGCGCGCTGCCGGTGCTGGCCACCGAGGTGATGCGGGAACTGCGGATGGTCAAGGGCCCGGCCGAGATCGACGCGCTGCGCAAGGCCGGTGCCGCGATCGACCGGGTGCACGCCCGGTTGCCCGAGCTGCTGGTGCCGGGGCGTACCGAGGCCGAGGTCGCCGCCGACATCGACGCCGCGATCGTCGCCGAGGGGCACACCGAGGCGGCGTTCATCATCGTCGGCTCCGGCCCGCACGGCGCCGACCCGCACCACGAGCAGTCCGACCGGGAACTGCGGGCCGGGGATATCGTCGTCGTCGACATCGGCGGGCCGTATGAGCCCGGATACAACTCGGACTGCACCCGGACCTACAGCATTGGTGAACCGGATCCCGAAGTGGCGCAGCAGTATTCGGTGTTGCTGGCCGCGCAGCGGGCCGCGGTGGCGGCGGTGCGCCCGGGCATGCGCGCCGAGCAGATCGATGCCGCCGCCCGGGACGTGCTGGCCGAGGCCGGGCTCGCGGAGTACTTCGTGCACCGGACCGGGCACGGCATCGGGCTGTCGGTGCACGAGGAGCCCTACATCGTGGCGGGCAACGAGTTGCCGCTGCGGGCCGGCATGGTGTTCTCGGTCGAGCCGGGGATCTACTTTCCCGGCAAGTGGGGCGCGCGCATCGAGGACATCGTGGTGGTGACCGAAACCGGGGTGGAACCGCTCAACGCTCGGCCGCACGAGCTGATCGTGGTGCCGGTCGCCGGATAG
- the cobM gene encoding precorrin-4 C(11)-methyltransferase, with protein sequence MTVYFIGAGPGAADLITVRGQRLLQRCPVCLYAGSIMPEDLLALCPPGTRVVDTGPLNLDQIIDELAAADAAGHDVARLHSGDPSLYSALAEQCRRLDALGIDYQVVPGVPAFAAAAAVLGRELTVPGVAQTVTLSRVATLSTAMPDGEDLSALAGHGTLALHLAAAQIDTVVAELRAGGLPGDTPVAVVAYASWPTETVVRGTLDDIAAALRVAGITKTAVIFVGAVLAAQEFTESYLYSSGRRRGTQH encoded by the coding sequence GTGACCGTCTATTTCATCGGCGCCGGGCCCGGCGCGGCCGACCTGATCACCGTCCGCGGGCAGCGCCTGCTGCAGCGCTGCCCGGTGTGCCTGTACGCCGGCTCGATCATGCCCGAGGACCTGCTGGCGCTGTGTCCGCCGGGAACCCGCGTTGTCGACACCGGGCCGCTGAACCTGGACCAGATCATCGATGAGCTGGCCGCCGCCGACGCGGCCGGCCACGATGTGGCCCGGCTGCATTCCGGCGACCCGTCGCTCTACAGTGCGCTGGCCGAGCAGTGCCGGCGCCTCGACGCCCTGGGGATCGACTACCAGGTGGTGCCCGGGGTGCCGGCGTTCGCCGCGGCCGCCGCGGTGCTGGGCCGCGAGCTGACCGTGCCCGGCGTGGCGCAGACGGTCACCCTGAGTCGGGTCGCGACGCTGTCCACCGCGATGCCCGACGGCGAGGACCTGAGCGCCCTGGCCGGGCACGGCACCCTGGCGCTGCACCTGGCCGCCGCCCAGATCGACACCGTCGTCGCGGAGCTGCGCGCCGGTGGGCTGCCCGGCGACACCCCAGTCGCCGTCGTCGCCTACGCCAGTTGGCCGACCGAGACGGTGGTCCGCGGCACCCTCGACGACATCGCCGCCGCGCTGCGGGTGGCCGGAATCACCAAGACCGCGGTGATCTTCGTCGGTGCGGTGCTGGCGGCCCAGGAGTTCACCGAGAGCTATCTGTATTCCTCGGGCCGGCGTCGTGGAACGCAGCACTGA
- a CDS encoding nuclear transport factor 2 family protein: MEPWELSARERIRDTVARYTWAGDSGRIEELAACFCPDGALQIRGEPAVSGRDAIVARLTSVAATPAAAGLRRIVRHNVTNVRFTLLTPRRAEVASYFTVFTEIGLDHHGRYRDVFTPVGDEWLIAHRLAATDWSAPNSTMVG; this comes from the coding sequence ATGGAGCCCTGGGAACTGTCCGCCCGCGAACGCATCCGCGACACCGTCGCGCGCTACACCTGGGCCGGGGATTCCGGCCGGATCGAGGAGCTCGCGGCCTGCTTCTGCCCCGACGGCGCACTCCAGATCCGCGGCGAGCCCGCGGTGTCCGGTCGCGACGCCATCGTGGCCCGGTTGACCTCGGTCGCCGCCACCCCGGCGGCGGCCGGGCTGCGGCGGATCGTGCGGCACAACGTCACCAACGTCCGGTTCACCCTGCTGACGCCGCGGCGCGCCGAGGTCGCGTCGTACTTCACCGTGTTCACCGAGATCGGCCTGGACCATCACGGCCGCTACCGCGACGTTTTCACCCCGGTCGGCGACGAATGGCTGATCGCGCACCGGCTGGCCGCCACCGACTGGAGCGCGCCGAACTCGACCATGGTTGGCTAG
- a CDS encoding cobalt-precorrin-6A reductase has protein sequence MRILLLGGTAEARALAARLHPRVEVISSLAGRVPDPALPVGQVRIGGFGGVDGLIGWLRENPVDAVVDATHPYAAGISANAAAAAAGVGLPHLLLARPAWDTGAALTVDSNAEAAAVVAEKAYRRVFLTTGRSGTAAFLGSDAWFLIRAVTPPDRQLLPPNHELLLSRGPYSYDGEAALLREHRIEAMVTKNSGGAMTRAKIDAATDLGIPIVMIDRPGLPAGITTVDTVEDAIAWVQRLV, from the coding sequence ATGCGGATCCTGTTGCTGGGCGGCACCGCGGAGGCGAGGGCCCTGGCCGCGCGCCTGCACCCGCGGGTTGAGGTGATCAGCTCACTGGCCGGACGGGTGCCGGATCCGGCGCTGCCGGTTGGGCAGGTCCGCATCGGTGGCTTCGGCGGGGTTGACGGGCTGATCGGCTGGCTGCGCGAGAACCCGGTCGACGCCGTCGTCGATGCCACTCACCCGTATGCCGCCGGGATCAGTGCCAACGCCGCGGCGGCGGCTGCCGGCGTTGGGCTGCCGCACCTGCTGCTGGCCCGCCCGGCCTGGGACACCGGCGCCGCACTGACCGTCGACTCGAATGCCGAGGCGGCGGCCGTCGTCGCCGAAAAGGCTTACCGTCGAGTGTTCTTGACCACCGGGCGATCCGGGACCGCGGCGTTTCTGGGCAGCGACGCCTGGTTCCTGATCCGGGCGGTGACGCCGCCGGATCGTCAGCTGCTGCCGCCGAACCACGAACTGCTGCTGTCCCGCGGACCGTACTCCTACGACGGCGAGGCGGCGCTGCTGCGCGAACATCGCATCGAGGCGATGGTCACCAAGAACAGTGGGGGAGCGATGACCCGCGCCAAGATCGACGCGGCCACCGATTTGGGCATCCCGATCGTGATGATCGATCGGCCGGGGCTGCCCGCCGGCATCACCACCGTCGACACCGTCGAGGACGCCATCGCCTGGGTGCAGCGGCTCGTCTGA
- a CDS encoding 5'-3' exonuclease, protein MSAPLVLLDGASMWFRSFFGVPSSITAPDGRPVNAVRGFLDAVATVIAGQRPGRLAVCLDLDWRPQWRVDLIASYKAHRVEAEGVGDDPDVEEVPDELTPQVTMIMELLDAFGIATAGAPGFEADDVLGTLAARERVDPVVVVSGDRDLLQVVADEPVPVRVLYIGRGLAKATLFGPAEVAETYGVPADRPGPAYAELAALRGDPSDGLPGVAGIGEKTAATLLTRYGSLRAIRAAAADPESVVAKGIRAKLLGGEDYLRAAVPVVQVATDAPVQLSTPTDTLPRTALDPARVAELAAAYGVESSISRLQKALDALSR, encoded by the coding sequence ATGTCGGCTCCCCTGGTCCTGCTCGACGGCGCCAGCATGTGGTTCCGTTCGTTCTTCGGTGTCCCGTCGTCAATCACTGCGCCCGATGGCCGTCCGGTCAATGCGGTCCGCGGCTTCCTGGACGCGGTGGCCACCGTCATCGCCGGCCAGCGCCCCGGCCGGCTGGCGGTGTGCCTGGACCTGGACTGGCGCCCGCAGTGGCGGGTCGACCTGATCGCGTCCTACAAGGCGCACCGGGTCGAGGCCGAGGGCGTCGGCGACGATCCGGACGTCGAGGAGGTGCCCGACGAGCTCACCCCGCAGGTCACCATGATCATGGAGTTGCTCGACGCTTTCGGCATCGCCACCGCGGGCGCACCGGGATTCGAGGCCGACGACGTGCTGGGCACCCTCGCCGCGCGCGAGCGGGTCGACCCGGTGGTGGTGGTCAGCGGCGACCGCGACCTGCTGCAGGTCGTCGCCGACGAACCGGTGCCGGTGCGGGTGCTCTACATCGGGCGCGGGCTGGCCAAGGCGACGCTGTTCGGGCCCGCCGAGGTCGCCGAAACCTACGGCGTGCCCGCCGATCGGCCGGGCCCGGCCTACGCCGAACTGGCCGCGCTGCGCGGTGATCCGTCCGACGGGCTGCCAGGGGTGGCCGGCATCGGGGAGAAGACCGCGGCCACCCTGCTGACCCGGTACGGTTCGCTGCGGGCCATCCGGGCGGCCGCGGCCGACCCGGAATCCGTTGTCGCCAAGGGGATTCGGGCGAAGCTGCTCGGTGGAGAGGACTATCTGCGGGCCGCCGTGCCGGTGGTGCAGGTGGCCACCGACGCACCGGTGCAACTGTCCACTCCCACCGACACGCTGCCCCGAACGGCGCTCGACCCCGCCCGGGTGGCCGAGTTGGCCGCCGCGTACGGGGTCGAGTCGTCGATCAGCCGACTGCAGAAGGCGCTCGACGCGCTCTCCCGCTGA